Proteins encoded within one genomic window of Halalkalicoccus subterraneus:
- a CDS encoding PAS domain S-box protein has translation MGASDRIERCVREYERAFRRLTENASEGFWISDPEFRTIYVNPAFEEIWGRPRERLQGDPRTTIEAIHPEDRERVERAIEGMIDTGAFDEVYRVRRPDGSLRWVHDRGFPVRDEEGEIVDIAGIATDVTHRKRVERTLRCQRDRTEWLIETSPVMILVLNEDRTITFANERAEELAGVEGIAGTPFEAFPWQLIADGEPLTPGERPFDLVRERDEPMYGRRYRAEIGGRTRWLRINAAPLFEDGTFDGAVFAIEDITRQKRREDALSGLHGTTREMMRADSEAAVYDAAVAATREHLGLSAVAGYRFDADGPVLRPAAHAPAAAEFVEREPRIDGGPVWTAFVERAVEREGDLTAIPLGSHGVLALWDEVDEERLSVVRVLCDNVEAALDRTNRERDLRTRREELRRANAELERLNHVTDLVRGVTGALVRADSREEITRTVCERLAAADPYRFAWVGERREGFVPTAQAGITESALDGLDREDSAAARAARTGEPVIERELIESGCASQRADALSQDYRAVAAVPLGHRDRSYGVLSVHAVDGGAFREDEREVLVELGETVGYAIDAVETRNALASDGVTELRFAVEDPECLPAALAVGGKLDHRGVVPRDDGTIRWFCTVDAPADRVQRAADDDARVTSCNPTEADGRTLLDCAVRPPCLLSPFLDRGVSISSLTATPEGTTVIAETAVEDDVRALCEALEAEYDGVELTGRWDLDRPPRTREERRNGIAADLTDRQREILRIAHLSGYFETPRRITGAELAESLGINRSTFHRTLRAAEQTSFDGLLE, from the coding sequence ATGGGAGCCAGCGATCGCATCGAGCGGTGCGTCCGCGAGTACGAGCGGGCGTTCCGCCGGCTCACCGAGAACGCCTCGGAGGGATTCTGGATCAGCGATCCGGAGTTCAGGACGATCTACGTCAACCCGGCGTTCGAGGAGATCTGGGGTCGCCCGCGCGAGCGGCTCCAGGGCGACCCCCGGACGACGATCGAGGCGATCCATCCCGAGGACCGCGAGCGGGTCGAGCGCGCGATCGAGGGGATGATCGACACCGGCGCGTTCGACGAGGTCTATCGGGTCCGCCGGCCCGACGGGTCGCTCCGGTGGGTCCACGACCGGGGGTTCCCGGTCCGCGACGAGGAGGGCGAGATCGTCGACATCGCCGGGATCGCGACGGACGTCACCCACCGAAAGCGCGTCGAGCGCACGCTCCGCTGTCAGCGCGACCGCACCGAGTGGCTGATCGAGACGAGCCCGGTGATGATCCTCGTGCTAAACGAAGACCGCACGATCACCTTCGCCAACGAGCGGGCCGAGGAGCTCGCCGGCGTCGAGGGGATCGCCGGCACGCCCTTCGAGGCGTTCCCCTGGCAGCTGATCGCGGACGGCGAACCGCTCACACCCGGAGAACGGCCGTTCGACCTCGTCAGGGAGCGCGACGAGCCGATGTACGGGCGTCGCTACCGCGCGGAGATCGGCGGGCGGACGCGCTGGCTGCGGATCAACGCCGCGCCGCTGTTCGAGGACGGCACGTTCGACGGGGCGGTCTTCGCGATCGAGGACATCACCCGACAGAAGCGCCGCGAGGACGCGCTGTCGGGGCTCCACGGGACGACCCGGGAGATGATGCGCGCGGACAGTGAGGCGGCGGTCTACGACGCCGCAGTCGCGGCCACCCGCGAGCACCTCGGGCTGTCGGCGGTAGCGGGTTACCGCTTCGACGCCGACGGGCCGGTCCTCCGGCCGGCAGCGCACGCCCCCGCGGCCGCGGAGTTCGTCGAGCGCGAGCCCCGGATCGACGGGGGCCCCGTCTGGACGGCGTTCGTCGAGCGGGCCGTCGAGCGCGAGGGGGATCTCACCGCGATTCCGCTGGGTTCCCACGGCGTGCTGGCGCTGTGGGACGAGGTCGACGAGGAGCGGCTGTCGGTCGTACGCGTGCTCTGTGACAACGTCGAGGCCGCCCTCGACCGAACGAACCGCGAGCGCGACCTACGGACCCGCCGCGAGGAGCTCCGGCGCGCGAACGCCGAGCTCGAACGCCTCAACCACGTCACCGACCTCGTCCGCGGCGTGACCGGGGCGCTCGTCCGGGCGGACAGCCGCGAGGAGATCACTCGAACCGTCTGCGAGCGCCTCGCGGCCGCCGACCCGTATCGCTTCGCGTGGGTGGGCGAGCGACGCGAGGGGTTCGTCCCGACGGCGCAGGCGGGCATCACCGAATCCGCGCTCGACGGACTCGACCGCGAGGACTCGGCGGCCGCGCGGGCGGCCCGGACCGGAGAGCCGGTGATCGAGCGGGAGCTGATCGAGTCGGGGTGTGCCAGCCAGCGCGCCGACGCGCTCTCGCAGGACTACCGGGCTGTGGCGGCCGTACCGCTCGGCCACCGCGACCGCAGCTACGGCGTGCTGAGCGTCCACGCGGTCGACGGCGGGGCGTTCCGCGAGGACGAACGCGAGGTGCTCGTCGAGCTCGGCGAGACCGTCGGCTACGCGATCGACGCCGTCGAGACGCGCAACGCGCTCGCGAGCGACGGCGTCACCGAGCTCCGGTTCGCCGTCGAGGACCCCGAGTGCCTGCCGGCCGCGCTCGCGGTGGGCGGGAAGCTCGACCACCGAGGGGTCGTCCCCCGTGACGACGGGACGATCCGCTGGTTCTGCACCGTCGACGCGCCCGCGGATCGCGTACAGCGGGCGGCCGACGACGACGCGCGGGTCACCTCCTGTAACCCGACCGAGGCCGACGGGCGAACACTGCTCGACTGCGCGGTCCGCCCGCCGTGTCTGCTCTCGCCGTTTCTGGATCGCGGCGTATCGATCAGCTCGCTGACGGCGACGCCCGAGGGAACGACCGTCATCGCCGAAACCGCCGTCGAGGACGACGTTCGCGCGCTCTGTGAGGCGCTCGAAGCGGAGTACGACGGCGTCGAACTGACCGGCCGGTGGGACCTCGACCGCCCGCCGCGAACCCGCGAGGAACGACGGAACGGGATCGCCGCGGATCTGACCGACCGCCAGCGAGAGATCCTGCGGATCGCCCACCTGAGCGGCTACTTCGAGACGCCCCGCCGGATCACCGGGGCCGAGCTCGCCGAAAGCCTCGGCATCAACCGCTCGACGTTCCACCGCACGCTGCGGGCCGCAGAACAGACGAGCTTCGACGGGCTGCTGGAGTGA
- a CDS encoding VOC family protein produces the protein MIEISDLDHVAIRVGDLDRALGFYHDLLGLPVRDREKFEDGELPFVAVAAGGRHLHLVPVEEEFDVDGEHVCLLLRSDDTDTRGAIEDYLDELRESGVEVEEGEPRERLGAYGRDWAAYVRDPDGRRVELKFH, from the coding sequence ATGATCGAGATCTCGGACCTCGACCACGTCGCGATCCGCGTCGGCGATCTCGACCGGGCGCTCGGGTTCTACCACGACCTGCTCGGCCTGCCCGTTAGGGATCGCGAGAAGTTCGAGGACGGCGAGCTGCCGTTCGTCGCGGTCGCCGCCGGCGGTCGGCATCTCCATCTCGTGCCCGTCGAGGAGGAGTTCGACGTCGACGGAGAGCACGTCTGCCTGCTGCTTCGCTCGGACGACACCGACACGCGGGGGGCGATCGAGGACTACCTCGATGAGCTTCGCGAGTCCGGCGTCGAGGTCGAAGAGGGCGAACCGCGCGAGCGCCTCGGCGCCTACGGCCGGGACTGGGCCGCCTACGTCCGCGACCCGGACGGCCGGCGCGTCGAGCTGAAGTTCCACTGA
- a CDS encoding GTP cyclohydrolase III, whose translation MVTTQITLVQIDNYGPWTVTPEPRREVDLQTLQSRLYADLSQQIGREGGYVFFTRFDNMIAVTNGLSRADHDLIQESVGNRYPVSVSMGIGTDPSPRAALADATRVLQTAGSAQDGERREILGGEVLPEDDRTDDDVQIAHFDVIDVTGTYTDRVDAFETFIAIEQGYAALMRHMHAEHDSLSFFVGGDNIIATCPDLSQSAYEAAIAHVSEAVDVDLQVGVGRGRSAHDAGMAAKHALEECRHNGTRVERTAVADD comes from the coding sequence ATCGTGACGACACAGATCACGCTGGTCCAGATCGACAACTACGGGCCGTGGACCGTTACGCCCGAGCCCCGCCGGGAGGTCGATCTCCAGACGCTGCAGTCGCGCCTCTACGCCGACCTCTCCCAGCAGATCGGCCGGGAAGGGGGGTACGTCTTCTTCACGCGCTTCGACAACATGATCGCCGTCACCAACGGGCTCTCGCGTGCCGACCACGACCTGATCCAGGAGTCGGTCGGCAATCGCTATCCCGTCTCGGTCAGCATGGGGATCGGCACGGACCCGTCCCCGCGGGCGGCGCTCGCCGACGCGACTCGCGTGCTCCAGACCGCCGGCAGCGCCCAGGACGGCGAGCGCCGCGAGATCCTCGGCGGCGAGGTTCTCCCGGAGGACGATCGAACCGACGACGACGTCCAGATCGCCCACTTCGACGTGATCGACGTCACGGGTACCTACACCGACCGGGTCGACGCCTTCGAGACGTTCATCGCCATCGAACAGGGTTACGCCGCGCTGATGCGCCACATGCACGCCGAGCACGACTCGCTTTCCTTCTTCGTCGGCGGCGACAACATCATCGCGACCTGTCCCGACCTCTCCCAATCGGCCTACGAGGCAGCCATCGCGCACGTCTCGGAGGCGGTCGACGTCGATCTACAGGTCGGCGTCGGGCGCGGCCGGAGCGCCCACGACGCCGGCATGGCCGCCAAACACGCCCTGGAGGAGTGTCGCCACAACGGCACCCGCGTCGA